Proteins encoded within one genomic window of Flavobacterium oreochromis:
- a CDS encoding BamA/TamA family outer membrane protein, whose product MGFTTQKNTLKLNGYLDLKLLNTLNWGEHFNVYWKNNGQEQTTFNLNIETPYIFKSPLILKGNLNIFKQDTTFQKTKSEIELGYLLNYNTRFYIGYQETESSDIQNANSKILTDYKNFFYTLSCQHINHNNNKTLFPEKTNLTFKIGTGKRNNFTNHTTQFFTSIELSHEFELNNRNTFFIKSQNYYLNSNQYLTNELFRYGGINSIRGFNDNSLQCNLLSSIISEYRYKVNSNLYIHSILDYAYTEDETQKTKNNLKSLGIGFYLTNKKNLIHIQYSNGISKNQNLNIKNSIFHISLSLNLQ is encoded by the coding sequence ATTGGTTTTACAACTCAAAAAAACACCTTAAAATTAAATGGCTATTTAGACCTAAAACTATTAAACACACTAAATTGGGGAGAACATTTTAATGTATACTGGAAAAACAATGGACAAGAACAAACAACTTTCAACTTAAACATTGAAACACCTTATATCTTCAAAAGCCCACTAATACTAAAAGGAAATTTAAATATTTTCAAACAAGACACAACATTCCAAAAAACAAAATCCGAAATAGAACTAGGCTATTTACTTAATTACAACACTCGTTTCTACATAGGTTACCAAGAAACAGAATCAAGTGACATACAAAATGCAAATTCAAAAATACTGACTGATTACAAAAATTTTTTCTACACACTAAGCTGCCAACACATAAATCACAATAACAACAAAACTCTTTTCCCTGAAAAAACCAATTTAACTTTCAAAATAGGAACAGGAAAAAGAAATAATTTCACTAATCATACAACACAATTTTTTACATCAATAGAGCTATCCCATGAATTTGAACTAAATAACCGAAACACTTTTTTTATTAAAAGCCAAAATTACTACCTAAATAGCAATCAATATTTAACGAATGAATTATTCCGATATGGGGGCATTAATTCTATAAGAGGATTTAACGACAATAGCCTTCAATGCAATCTTTTAAGCTCTATTATTTCAGAATACAGATATAAAGTAAATAGCAATTTATACATACACAGTATTTTAGATTACGCATACACTGAAGACGAAACACAAAAAACAAAAAACAATTTAAAAAGTTTAGGAATAGGATTTTATTTAACAAATAAAAAAAACCTTATTCACATACAATATAGCAACGGAATAAGTAAAAACCAAAACTTAAATATTAAAAATTCTATTTTCCACATAAGTTTATCACTTAATTTACAATAA
- a CDS encoding TonB-dependent receptor plug domain-containing protein, translating to MRSKFKWIYTLLVVLTVQFSFAQEKTVTGVVTDNSGPLPGVNVLIKGTQRGTSTGFDGKYTIRAKEGDILTFSFIGMKEISKTVGASSIMNTVMQNDSKVLGEVVVTAQGISREKKSLGYSTQKLDAATINQVPTNNFINNLSGKVAGLEIRNNSNFGGSSNIVLRGTKSLTGNNQALIIIDGVPINNANLNDSDTASGRQGFDFGNSASDIDPNNIESINVLKGTSATALYGSEAANGAIIITTKREKKNCIRN from the coding sequence ATGAGATCAAAATTCAAATGGATTTACACACTACTAGTAGTGTTGACGGTTCAGTTTTCTTTTGCACAAGAAAAAACCGTTACTGGAGTGGTAACAGATAATTCTGGACCATTACCTGGAGTAAATGTTTTAATCAAAGGTACACAACGAGGGACTTCAACTGGATTTGATGGAAAGTACACAATCAGAGCTAAGGAAGGAGATATTTTAACATTCTCTTTTATAGGAATGAAAGAAATCTCTAAAACAGTTGGCGCTTCTAGCATAATGAATACTGTTATGCAAAATGATTCTAAAGTATTAGGAGAAGTTGTTGTCACTGCCCAAGGAATATCTAGAGAGAAAAAATCCTTAGGTTATTCAACACAAAAACTTGATGCAGCAACAATTAATCAGGTTCCAACTAACAATTTTATCAATAATTTATCAGGAAAAGTTGCTGGTTTAGAAATTAGAAACAACTCAAATTTTGGAGGTTCTAGTAATATTGTCTTAAGAGGAACAAAAAGTTTAACAGGTAACAATCAAGCTTTAATTATAATTGATGGCGTACCTATTAACAATGCTAATTTAAATGATTCTGATACAGCAAGTGGAAGACAAGGCTTTGATTTTGGTAACTCTGCTTCTGATATAGACCCTAACAACATAGAATCTATAAATGTACTAAAAGGAACTTCTGCAACTGCTTTATATGGGAGTGAAGCTGCTAACGGTGCTATTATTATTACAACAAAAAGGGAAAAAAAGAACTGCATTAGGAATTAG
- a CDS encoding TonB-dependent receptor, with translation MLLLLQQKGKKRTALGISISSTLSISNANKQTLPTYQKEYGGGYAGEHSNYSANIFGNANATVASTGDDASYGNVFNPNQLVYQWNSFVVGNPNYGKATPWVAAVNDPNSFFKTAFSTVNNINLNGGDEKSTYNFSYTNNNEAGILPNSSLNKNSINGSFSRDFTNKLKSNTFITFTDQSTKGRNATGYGDNIMTGFRQWWPINVDIKELENEYFRTKQNITWNQIDPTNGDLRPNFWNNPYWDRYENYETDTRTRVLTGSSLSYDINKNLNILGRATLEYSYDNQELRKAIGSHAENFGITGGNASSGYSIFTRDFLQQTYDLIATYKFNLTKDFGARALAGYTFKKANTRSLFGSTTGGLAKPYLYSLQNSNVFLAPIQSEIKYEKSGVYAQGTLDYKKILYLEGTIRHDESTALLGASVNQYNYFSVGSSLILSEIIKKDWLNLAKLRVSYAEVGNDPAYGRLGSRAFNGIINGNPLFGNATTYYDQSKLRPEIQKSLEAGIELGIYDRLNLDLSVYKTNITDQIFNVPQTAATGYTAARVNAGEMENKGIEIALSGSPIKTKKLSWEIGINWSKNVNKVKSLNQGRDNLLLANFQGGVSLNATVGEAYGTLRGSDYVYDTNGNKIVGANGFYLTENNKVLGTIQADWIGGLSNKIRYNDFSLNFLIDVKKGGSVYSLDQAYGRETGIYPETTGLNHLGFPIRDENNGGIILPGVLANGQPNNIVVDASSSGGTAFSTDTNPNKAYIYDASYVKLREVGLTYNLPSKFTERLDLSNVSFSLLGNNLWIIHKNTPYSDPEAGSSAGNVQGFQSGVMPAIKTYSFNVKINF, from the coding sequence GTGCTATTATTATTACAACAAAAAGGGAAAAAAAGAACTGCATTAGGAATTAGTATAAGCTCAACACTTTCCATTTCAAATGCGAACAAGCAAACACTTCCAACATATCAAAAAGAGTACGGAGGAGGTTATGCAGGAGAGCATAGCAACTACTCTGCCAACATTTTCGGCAATGCAAATGCTACCGTAGCTTCAACAGGAGATGATGCCTCTTACGGAAACGTTTTTAATCCAAACCAGTTAGTATACCAATGGAACTCATTTGTCGTAGGAAATCCTAATTATGGCAAAGCCACCCCTTGGGTTGCAGCTGTTAACGACCCTAATAGCTTCTTTAAAACTGCTTTTTCAACTGTAAACAACATTAATTTAAACGGTGGAGATGAAAAATCTACATACAATTTTTCATACACTAATAATAACGAAGCCGGAATCTTACCAAATAGTAGCCTAAATAAAAACTCTATCAATGGTAGTTTCTCAAGAGATTTTACCAACAAATTAAAATCAAACACTTTTATCACTTTCACGGATCAAAGTACAAAAGGAAGAAATGCTACGGGTTACGGTGATAACATCATGACTGGCTTTAGACAATGGTGGCCAATCAATGTGGACATAAAAGAATTAGAAAATGAATATTTCAGAACAAAACAAAATATCACTTGGAATCAAATAGACCCTACAAACGGAGATTTAAGACCAAATTTCTGGAATAACCCATACTGGGATCGATATGAAAACTACGAAACAGATACCAGAACTCGTGTTTTAACAGGTAGTAGTTTAAGCTATGATATTAACAAAAACTTAAACATTTTAGGTAGAGCAACACTAGAATATTCATATGACAATCAAGAATTAAGAAAAGCTATAGGTAGTCACGCTGAGAATTTCGGTATTACAGGAGGAAATGCTTCTTCTGGCTACAGTATTTTTACACGAGATTTCCTACAACAAACTTATGACCTAATTGCTACTTATAAATTCAACCTTACAAAAGATTTTGGAGCAAGAGCTCTAGCTGGCTATACTTTTAAAAAAGCAAATACAAGAAGTTTATTTGGCTCAACTACTGGAGGACTTGCTAAACCTTATCTATACTCATTACAAAACTCTAATGTATTTCTTGCACCAATACAATCAGAAATAAAATATGAAAAAAGTGGTGTTTACGCTCAGGGAACATTAGATTATAAAAAAATCCTTTATTTAGAAGGAACTATACGTCATGATGAAAGTACAGCATTATTAGGTGCATCAGTAAATCAATACAATTACTTTTCTGTAGGTTCTAGTCTAATTTTATCAGAAATAATTAAAAAAGACTGGTTAAACTTAGCTAAATTAAGAGTAAGTTATGCAGAAGTTGGTAATGACCCTGCTTATGGAAGATTAGGATCCAGAGCATTCAATGGCATTATAAACGGAAACCCTTTATTCGGAAACGCTACAACCTATTATGATCAATCAAAACTAAGACCTGAAATTCAAAAATCATTAGAAGCAGGTATAGAATTAGGAATATATGACAGATTAAATTTAGATTTATCTGTATATAAGACCAACATAACAGACCAAATCTTTAACGTCCCGCAAACAGCAGCGACAGGTTATACTGCAGCTCGTGTAAACGCAGGTGAGATGGAAAACAAAGGTATTGAGATTGCTTTATCAGGTTCTCCAATAAAAACAAAAAAATTATCATGGGAAATAGGTATTAACTGGTCTAAAAACGTAAACAAAGTCAAATCCCTTAATCAAGGAAGAGACAACCTTCTTTTAGCTAATTTCCAAGGAGGGGTATCTCTAAATGCAACTGTAGGAGAAGCATATGGCACATTAAGAGGTAGTGATTACGTATATGACACAAATGGAAATAAAATTGTTGGTGCAAATGGATTTTATTTAACAGAAAACAACAAGGTACTTGGAACGATTCAAGCTGATTGGATTGGAGGTTTAAGTAATAAAATCCGTTATAATGATTTTTCATTAAACTTCTTAATTGATGTAAAAAAGGGAGGTAGTGTTTATTCTTTAGACCAAGCTTATGGCCGAGAAACTGGAATATATCCAGAAACAACAGGATTAAATCACTTAGGTTTTCCTATTAGAGATGAAAACAATGGAGGTATCATTTTACCAGGTGTCTTAGCAAACGGACAACCAAACAATATTGTTGTTGACGCCTCTTCATCTGGAGGGACTGCCTTTAGTACAGACACAAATCCTAATAAAGCTTATATATATGACGCTTCCTATGTTAAACTTAGAGAAGTAGGCTTAACTTATAATTTACCTAGTAAATTTACTGAACGATTAGACTTATCAAACGTTAGCTTTAGCTTATTAGGAAACAACTTATGGATAATACACAAAAACACACCATATAGTGATCCTGAAGCAGGCTCATCAGCGGGAAATGTCCAAGGGTTTCAATCAGGTGTTATGCCTGCTATCAAGACATATTCATTTAACGTGAAAATCAACTTCTAA
- a CDS encoding SusD/RagB family nutrient-binding outer membrane lipoprotein encodes MKSTFIKLTAISSLLLTSCITEDINFNDDSKKAYDVSAESLLSNSQKGISDQLSSPSVNENVFRYFSQYWAATLYTAESRYNLINRNIPGFHWNNLYRDVLGNLKSAEEIIQKETKPDDISTTEWSKIQTNKKAIIEILKVYTYQNLVDTFGNIPYSESLKNQDNILPKYDDAATIYSDLISRLDIAINKLNTQSSSFKNGDLIYQGNVEKWLKFGNSLKVKLGINLSDSNPILSKQTVESAINKGVISSNADNALFSYSPSAPTYNPIYDNLVASNRNDFVPSKTIVDYMNSLSDPRRKIFFTQLGSEYIGGIYGAQNANPYATSYSHIGDAIKKSDAPGVLIDAAEINFLLAEAAERGYAVGNSAEYYYNAGITASMTYWNIPNSEINNYLIQPTINYLTASGSWKEKIGMQAWIAMYNRGFESWTFYRRLDYPILKAPTKAVTAADKKVPVRYTYPTSESTINGSNYTQAAEAIGGDKLYTKIFWDKN; translated from the coding sequence ATGAAAAGTACATTTATAAAATTAACAGCAATTTCATCGTTATTATTAACTAGTTGTATTACTGAGGATATAAACTTTAACGATGACTCCAAAAAAGCTTATGACGTTTCAGCTGAATCTTTATTAAGTAATTCCCAAAAAGGAATATCAGATCAATTAAGTTCACCAAGTGTTAACGAAAATGTTTTTAGATATTTTTCTCAATACTGGGCGGCAACATTATATACAGCTGAATCAAGATATAACTTAATCAACCGAAACATACCTGGATTCCATTGGAACAACCTATATAGAGACGTTTTAGGAAACTTAAAATCTGCTGAAGAAATCATTCAAAAAGAGACCAAACCAGATGATATATCAACAACAGAATGGAGTAAAATTCAAACTAACAAAAAAGCTATAATTGAAATTTTAAAGGTATATACTTATCAAAATTTAGTTGATACTTTTGGAAATATCCCTTATAGTGAGTCATTGAAAAACCAAGACAACATCCTGCCTAAATATGATGATGCAGCTACAATATATTCTGATTTAATTAGCAGATTAGACATTGCCATTAACAAACTAAATACTCAAAGTAGTAGTTTTAAAAATGGGGATTTGATATACCAAGGAAATGTAGAAAAATGGCTGAAATTTGGAAATTCATTAAAAGTAAAACTAGGAATAAACCTAAGTGATTCCAACCCTATTTTATCTAAACAAACAGTAGAATCTGCCATAAACAAAGGTGTAATTTCATCTAATGCAGATAATGCCTTATTTTCATATTCTCCATCTGCTCCTACGTATAATCCTATATATGACAATTTGGTGGCTAGTAATAGAAATGATTTTGTCCCTTCCAAAACGATCGTAGATTATATGAATTCACTTAGTGACCCAAGAAGAAAAATATTCTTCACTCAATTAGGTAGTGAATACATAGGAGGAATTTATGGAGCTCAGAATGCTAATCCATACGCTACATCTTACTCACATATTGGAGATGCTATAAAAAAATCAGATGCTCCTGGGGTTCTCATTGACGCAGCAGAAATTAACTTCCTATTAGCAGAAGCTGCAGAAAGAGGTTATGCAGTTGGAAATAGTGCTGAATATTATTATAATGCAGGAATTACTGCTTCAATGACATATTGGAATATCCCAAATAGTGAAATTAATAATTATCTAATTCAACCTACCATCAACTATTTAACGGCTAGTGGTAGTTGGAAAGAAAAGATAGGTATGCAAGCTTGGATAGCAATGTATAATAGAGGTTTTGAATCTTGGACTTTTTATAGAAGATTAGATTACCCAATATTAAAAGCTCCAACGAAAGCAGTTACAGCTGCAGATAAAAAAGTTCCAGTCAGATATACTTATCCAACATCTGAATCAACAATAAATGGATCAAATTATACGCAAGCGGCTGAAGCCATTGGCGGTGATAAATTATACACCAAAATTTTCTGGGATAAAAATTAA
- a CDS encoding rhomboid family intramembrane serine protease produces the protein MFNNSLALLFLLASLRFFYRDNSFQVLFYGILLSGIGTWLIGRESYHIGASGLVYVLASFIFFKGIQTRYYRLVALSFTVILLYGGMIWYIFPNAETHISWESHLSGFLVGLLFSWLYSSPLYQKPMIYDWQKPDYDSSKDPFMKHFDGKGNFISSSKMRELELEKWNYFVSNLPVIYNYKKRKIK, from the coding sequence TTGTTTAATAATTCACTAGCATTATTGTTTTTGTTAGCTAGTTTACGTTTTTTTTATAGAGACAATTCTTTTCAGGTGTTATTTTATGGGATTTTATTGTCCGGTATCGGAACGTGGTTAATAGGTCGAGAGAGTTATCATATAGGGGCTAGTGGTTTGGTATATGTATTAGCTTCTTTTATTTTTTTTAAAGGCATTCAAACACGTTATTACCGTTTAGTAGCTTTATCTTTTACTGTAATATTGTTGTATGGAGGAATGATTTGGTATATATTTCCAAATGCAGAGACGCATATTTCATGGGAGTCTCATTTGTCTGGTTTTTTGGTAGGATTACTATTTAGTTGGTTGTATAGTTCACCGTTGTACCAGAAGCCAATGATTTATGATTGGCAAAAACCAGATTATGATTCTTCAAAAGATCCTTTTATGAAACATTTTGATGGAAAGGGTAATTTTATTTCAAGTTCCAAAATGAGAGAATTGGAACTTGAAAAATGGAATTATTTTGTTTCTAATTTACCAGTGATTTATAATTATAAAAAAAGGAAGATTAAATAG
- a CDS encoding replication-associated recombination protein A encodes MEAPLAERIRPKSLEEYISQTHLVGNQGSLTNQIKSGIIPSLILWGPPGTGKTTLAQIIAQNSNRPFYELSAINSGVKEVREVIDKAKQSGGLFTSKNPILFIDEIHRFSKSQQDSLLGAVEKGWVTLIGATTENPSFEVIPALLSRCQVYILNAFSKEDLENLLKRALKTDTILANKHIILKETEALLRLSGGDGRKLLNTFELIINSSNESPIEITNEKVLHLVQKNTVLYDKTGEQHYDIVSAFIKSIRGSDPNGAVYWLARMIEGGEDVKFIARRMLILASEDIGNANPTALIMANNTFQAVTTIGYPESRIILSQCAIYLATSAKSNASYIAIGKAQQIVKQTGDLPVPLHLRNAPTKLMKELGYGEEYKYSHDYTNNFSEQEYLPNEISETKFFEPGENARERELRQFLRNRWKDKYKY; translated from the coding sequence ATGGAAGCACCACTAGCAGAAAGAATACGACCTAAATCATTAGAAGAATACATCAGCCAAACCCATTTAGTTGGTAATCAAGGTTCTTTAACAAACCAAATCAAGAGTGGCATAATACCATCACTCATTTTATGGGGACCTCCTGGCACAGGAAAAACGACTTTAGCTCAAATAATTGCTCAAAATAGTAATCGCCCTTTTTATGAATTAAGTGCAATCAATTCTGGAGTAAAAGAAGTACGAGAAGTTATAGACAAAGCCAAACAGAGTGGCGGTCTATTTACCTCTAAAAATCCTATTTTATTTATTGATGAGATTCATCGATTTAGTAAATCACAACAAGATTCTTTACTTGGAGCGGTAGAAAAAGGATGGGTAACACTAATTGGAGCAACTACAGAAAATCCAAGTTTTGAAGTCATCCCCGCACTTTTGTCACGTTGTCAGGTATATATTTTAAACGCTTTTAGCAAAGAAGATTTAGAAAATCTACTTAAACGAGCTTTAAAGACAGATACAATATTAGCAAATAAACATATCATCTTAAAAGAAACAGAGGCTCTCTTAAGACTTTCCGGTGGCGATGGTAGAAAACTCCTTAATACATTTGAATTAATCATCAACTCATCTAATGAGTCTCCAATTGAAATCACTAATGAAAAAGTATTACATTTAGTACAAAAAAATACTGTTTTATATGATAAAACAGGTGAACAACATTATGATATAGTTTCTGCTTTTATAAAATCTATAAGAGGAAGTGACCCGAATGGTGCGGTATATTGGCTAGCAAGAATGATTGAAGGAGGTGAAGATGTAAAATTTATCGCAAGACGTATGCTAATTTTAGCTAGCGAAGACATTGGAAATGCTAACCCAACAGCTCTAATTATGGCTAACAACACTTTTCAAGCGGTTACTACAATTGGATATCCAGAAAGCCGAATTATACTAAGTCAATGTGCAATCTATCTAGCAACTTCAGCTAAAAGTAATGCTAGCTATATAGCTATAGGAAAAGCTCAACAAATAGTTAAACAAACAGGAGATTTACCAGTCCCTTTACACTTACGAAATGCACCTACAAAACTTATGAAAGAATTAGGATATGGTGAAGAATATAAATATTCACATGATTACACAAATAATTTTTCAGAACAAGAATATCTTCCTAATGAAATTAGCGAAACAAAGTTTTTTGAACCAGGAGAAAATGCAAGAGAACGAGAACTGCGTCAATTTCTAAGAAACAGATGGAAGGATAAATATAAATATTAA
- a CDS encoding C1 family peptidase, with protein MREALTETLPSSFVLPAMPIGDQGTEGSCVSFGIGYAAHSITRYINNPIHNKDWKGAIRSAAFVYNQIKLSDCASGSMPDDAMNLLQSKGECSQQQMPYVEGSCYTQPNFKQFQYASERKISGWKNITATNVDDLKYYLSKNYPIPACFNYNASFQAISQNNFVWDKVYGKRTGGHCVCIVGYDDLTKQFKVQNSWGNTWGKSGYFYVTYDAIKQGAFVWAAIMFPNLKQDTPQGI; from the coding sequence ATGCGCGAAGCATTAACTGAAACACTTCCATCTTCTTTTGTTTTACCTGCTATGCCTATTGGTGATCAAGGAACAGAAGGCTCTTGTGTAAGTTTTGGTATTGGTTATGCAGCACATAGTATAACCAGATATATTAATAATCCTATACATAATAAAGATTGGAAAGGGGCTATTAGGAGTGCTGCTTTTGTTTATAATCAAATTAAGTTGTCTGATTGTGCTAGTGGTTCAATGCCAGATGATGCTATGAATTTGTTGCAGAGTAAAGGAGAATGTAGTCAGCAGCAGATGCCTTATGTAGAAGGAAGTTGTTATACTCAACCTAATTTTAAGCAATTTCAATATGCAAGTGAACGAAAAATTAGTGGGTGGAAAAATATAACAGCTACTAATGTAGATGATTTGAAATATTATTTGAGTAAAAATTATCCTATTCCAGCTTGTTTTAACTATAATGCTTCATTTCAAGCTATCTCACAAAACAACTTTGTTTGGGATAAAGTTTATGGAAAACGAACAGGAGGTCATTGTGTTTGTATTGTAGGGTATGATGATTTAACGAAACAGTTTAAAGTACAAAACTCATGGGGTAATACATGGGGAAAATCGGGTTATTTTTATGTTACTTATGATGCAATTAAGCAAGGAGCTTTTGTTTGGGCTGCTATTATGTTCCCTAATCTTAAACAAGATACGCCTCAAGGAATCTAA
- a CDS encoding YjjG family noncanonical pyrimidine nucleotidase, translating to MKYDHIQHIFFDLDHTLWDFDLNSQKTFELILEPVFPKLNINDFIKIYNPINQAYWKLYQMDEITHEELRYRRLKDTFERLEMEVSDFLIAKISEDYIVNLPTNNSLIAGCIEVLDYLYPRYNLHIITNGAADVQFKKIKNSGIDHFFYTITNSELASAKKPNKLIYEYALERAGAKKEESIMIGDCIQADVEGALKFGIEAIYYNPNCQPVKENIEQISFLVELKNKF from the coding sequence ATGAAATATGATCATATACAACATATATTCTTTGATTTAGATCATACACTATGGGATTTTGATTTAAATTCACAAAAGACATTTGAACTAATTTTAGAACCAGTATTTCCAAAATTAAATATTAATGATTTTATTAAGATTTATAATCCTATTAATCAGGCATATTGGAAATTGTACCAAATGGATGAAATTACTCATGAGGAATTACGTTATAGAAGATTAAAAGATACTTTTGAACGATTAGAGATGGAAGTTTCAGATTTTTTAATTGCTAAAATATCAGAAGATTATATTGTTAATTTGCCTACTAATAATTCTTTGATAGCAGGATGTATTGAGGTACTTGACTACCTTTATCCAAGATATAATTTACATATAATAACTAACGGAGCTGCCGATGTACAATTTAAAAAAATCAAAAATTCAGGTATTGATCACTTTTTTTATACTATAACTAATTCTGAATTAGCAAGTGCTAAAAAACCAAATAAATTAATTTATGAATACGCATTAGAAAGAGCAGGTGCTAAAAAGGAAGAAAGTATTATGATTGGAGATTGTATCCAAGCTGATGTTGAAGGTGCTTTGAAATTTGGAATTGAAGCTATTTATTATAATCCAAATTGCCAACCTGTTAAAGAAAATATAGAACAAATTAGTTTTTTAGTTGAATTGAAAAATAAATTTTAA
- a CDS encoding ABC transporter permease translates to MIAKLAWRNIWFKPLNTFLSIILLASSVGIITLLILLQKQFEDQFSSNADDVDLVLGAQGSPLQLVLSSVYQVDAPTGNVNYDSAKVWMRHPFVEKAIPLAFGDNYDGYKILGTTVDYLNKFDAKIIDGKKKLNDFEVIVGATVAKRMNLKKGDTFYSIHGEAKEGEKHQTRPFKVVGLLKSTGKIIDNVILCSIESVWRVHEETNHVNEVEHTEKESKEITSVLLKLRNKMAIMMWPRIIASNTKMQAVSPAIEINRLFTLFGVGIQALSYLAYGIMIISGLSIFITLYNRLKERKYEFALLRLQGATKRQLMLLVLLESMFLCLVGFCFGTIIGRFALKIVSKLSEEDFKISFNPFEFIWEKEILLLVITFLLGVISALIPAMKAYKMNLSKTLANA, encoded by the coding sequence ATGATAGCAAAATTAGCTTGGCGAAATATTTGGTTTAAACCTTTAAATACCTTTTTGAGTATTATACTTCTTGCTAGTAGCGTGGGAATAATAACACTTTTAATATTATTACAAAAGCAGTTTGAGGATCAATTTTCATCTAATGCTGATGATGTTGATTTAGTTCTAGGAGCTCAAGGAAGTCCTTTGCAGTTAGTTTTATCTTCTGTATACCAGGTAGATGCTCCTACAGGTAATGTTAATTATGATTCTGCGAAAGTATGGATGCGTCATCCTTTTGTAGAGAAAGCAATTCCATTAGCTTTTGGAGATAACTATGATGGTTATAAAATTTTAGGAACTACTGTAGATTATTTGAATAAATTTGATGCTAAAATAATTGACGGTAAAAAAAAATTAAATGATTTTGAAGTTATTGTAGGAGCTACTGTTGCAAAAAGAATGAATTTAAAAAAGGGAGATACTTTTTATAGTATACATGGAGAAGCAAAAGAAGGGGAAAAGCACCAGACAAGACCCTTTAAAGTTGTTGGATTATTAAAGTCTACAGGTAAAATTATAGACAATGTAATTTTGTGTTCTATTGAAAGTGTTTGGAGAGTACATGAAGAAACTAATCATGTGAATGAAGTAGAACATACTGAAAAAGAATCGAAAGAAATTACCTCGGTTTTATTAAAATTAAGAAATAAAATGGCTATTATGATGTGGCCACGAATAATTGCGTCTAATACTAAGATGCAAGCAGTTTCTCCTGCAATTGAAATTAATAGATTATTTACCTTATTTGGGGTTGGAATTCAAGCATTATCTTATTTAGCTTATGGTATTATGATTATTTCAGGTCTTAGTATTTTTATAACCCTTTATAATCGCTTAAAAGAACGTAAATATGAATTTGCTTTATTACGTTTACAAGGAGCAACTAAAAGACAATTAATGTTATTAGTTTTATTAGAAAGTATGTTTTTATGTTTAGTTGGTTTTTGTTTTGGAACGATAATTGGTAGATTTGCCCTAAAAATAGTTTCAAAACTTTCAGAAGAGGATTTTAAAATAAGTTTTAACCCATTTGAATTTATTTGGGAAAAAGAAATTTTATTGTTAGTAATAACTTTTTTACTAGGTGTTATTTCAGCTTTAATTCCCGCTATGAAAGCATATAAAATGAATTTGTCAAAAACATTAGCAAATGCGTAA